Proteins co-encoded in one Amia ocellicauda isolate fAmiCal2 chromosome 11, fAmiCal2.hap1, whole genome shotgun sequence genomic window:
- the snrnp40 gene encoding U5 small nuclear ribonucleoprotein 40 kDa protein, with product MIEQKKRKVAGPNEMALVPINKRPRNELVAAAQSQQVMQMGPPRSSSLQAPIMLLSGHEGEVYCSKFHPNGSTLASAGYDRLILLWSVYGDCDNYATLKGHSGAVMEIHYNTDGSLLFSASTDKTVAVWDSETGERIKRLKGHTSFVNSCYPARRGPQVVCTGSDDGTVKLWDIRKKASVHTFQNTYQVLAVTFNDTSDQIISGGIDNDIKVWDLRQNKLIYTMNGHGDSLTGLSLSSEGSYLLSNSMDNTVRVWDVRPFAPKERCVKIFQGAVHNFEKNLLRCSWSPDGSKIAAGSADRFVYVWDTTSRRILYKLPGHAGSVNEVAFHPEEPIVLSGSSDKRLYMGEIQ from the exons ATGATCGAGCAAAAGAAGAGGAAGGTGGCGGGGCCCAACGAGATGGCCCTGGTGCCGATAAATAAGAGACCACGGAATGAGTTAGTGGCGGCGGCTCAATCTCAACAAGTCATGCAAATG GGACCCCCTCGAAGCTCCAGTTTGCAGGCGCCTATTATGCTTCTCAGTGGACATGAGGGAGAAGTGTACTGCTCCAAGTTTCACCCCAATGGATCCACGTTGGCATCAGCTGGCTATGACAGATTGATCT TGCTATGGAGTGTTTATGGAGACTGTGACAATTATGCCACCCTCAAAGGCCACAGTGGAGCCGTCATGGAGATACACTATAACACAGATGGCAG CTTGCTGTTCTCGGCATCCACAGACAAAACAGTGGCGGTGTGGGACAGTGAGACTGGCGAGCGCATCAAGAGATTGAAAGGACACACGTCATTCGTTAACTCTTGTTATCCAGCCAGAAGAGGACCGCAGGTGGTCTGTACAGGCAGTGATGATGGCACTGTTAAA CTTTGGGACATCAGGAAGAAGGCCTCTGTACACACCTTTCAGAACACCTATCAGGTCCTGGCTGTAACATTCAATGACACAAGTGACCAGATTATCTCCGGAGGTATTGACAACGATATTAAG GTGTGGGACCTGAGACAGAACAAGCTGATCTACACCATGAATGGCCATGGAGACTCTCTGACTGGACTGAGCCTCAGCTCTGAGGGCTCCTACCTGCTCTCCAACTCCATGGACAACACAG TTCGAGTGTGGGATGTGCGTCCGTTCGCACCAAAGGAAAGGTGTGTGAAGATATTCCAGGGAGCCGTTCATAACTTTGAAAAG AACCTGTTGAGGTGCTCTTGGTCTCCTGATGGAAGCAAGATCGCTGCAGGATCTGCAGACAG gtttgtgtatgtgtgggaCACCACGTCCCGGAGAATCCTGTACAAGCTGCCCGGCCATGCTGGCTCGGTGAACGAAGTAGCCTTCCACCCAGAGGAGCCCATAG TTCTTTCAGGCTCAAGTGACAAAAGACTCTACATGGGAGAGATCCAGTAG